From the genome of Vicia villosa cultivar HV-30 ecotype Madison, WI linkage group LG2, Vvil1.0, whole genome shotgun sequence, one region includes:
- the LOC131653874 gene encoding receptor-like protein kinase HERK 1 yields the protein MMDWRKLGLILCTLNLLPLVCYCATFVPADNYLIDCGSTSTTSVGSRNFTSDTLSKKLLTTQQEILASTSANSVSSKDDESPLYKTARVFTGSSKYTFPINQKGRHWIRFYFFPFIYDRYNLNAAKFDVSTQTIVLISGLTMQKNPFMKEYSINVTTDVLEITFRPLDSSVAFVNAIEVVSVPDDLITDDALNLNPSTSYSGLGTQALETVWRVNMGGPVVASGVDPLQRTWVSDKKFLLTSNLATDVSNIPGVKYASGGATENTAPSNVYGTAAEMNTNTTGDTNLNFNVTWQFDVEPGFQYLVRAHFCDIVSKALNLLYFNVYIDSMAAAKDLDLSTKGNNVLGAPYFMDLVMPVADSNKLNISIGPSTLNKDDPNAILNGLEIMKMNNSIGSLSANAASGAGGDSSGSSSSHVGLIAGVSVGVVSVLVLAGVCCIVCRKRRRLARQRQSKTWIPLSVNDTHTMGSKYSNGTTISAASNFEYRVPFAEVKEGTNNFDESWVIGVGGFGKVYKGELRDGRKVAVKRGNPLSQQGIAEFRTEIEMLSQFRHRHLVSLIGYCDENNEMILIYEYMENGTLKSHLYGSGLPSLSWKQRLEICIGSARGLHYLHTGYAKAVIHRDVKSANILLDENLMAKVADFGLSKTGPELDQTHVSTAVKGSFGYLDPEYFRRQQLTEKSDVYSFGVVLFEVLCARPVIDPSLPREKVNLAEWAMKFLKKGQLQQIIDTALAGKIKPESLRKFGETAEKCLADYGVDRPSMGDVLWNLEYALQLQEAEVQGDPEENSTNMIGELSPQVNNFHQDANVSASASASAVQFETSTVDDLSGVSMSRVFSQLVKSEGR from the coding sequence ATGATGGATTGGAGAAAACTTGGTTTGATTTTATGTACTTTGAATCTCTTACCTTTGGTATGTTATTGTGCAACTTTTGTTCCAGCTGATAATTACCTTATAGATTGTGGATCAACTTCAACTACTTCAGTTGGTAGCCGCAATTTCACTTCTGATACTTTATCTAAGAAGTTGCTTACAACTCAGCAAGAGATTCTTGCTAGTACTTCTGCAAATTCAGTTTCTTCTAAAGATGATGAATCACCACTCTATAAAACTGCAAGGGTTTTCACTGGATCTTCAAAGTACACTTTTCCTATTAACCAAAAGGGGAGACACTGGATCCGGTTTtacttttttccttttatttatgaTAGATACAATTTGAATGCTGCGAAATTCGATGTATCGACGCAAACCATTGTGCTTATTAGTGGTTTGACTATGCAGAAGAATCCTTTTATGAAGGAGTATTCTATCAATGTTACCACTGATGTTCTTGAGATTACATTTAGGCCTTTGGATAGTTCGGTTGCATTTGTGAATGCAATTGAGGTTGTTTCTGTTCCTGATGATCTCATTACCGATGATGCTCTTAACTTGAATCCGTCGACGTCGTATTCGGGTTTGGGGACTCAGGCTTTGGAGACTGTTTGGAGGGTTAACATGGGTGGTCCTGTTGTTGCATCTGGAGTGGACCCTCTTCAGAGAACTTGGGTTTCGGATAAAAAGTTTCTTCTAACATCGAACCTTGCCACTGATGTTTCGAATATTCCTGGCGTTAAGTATGCTTCTGGAGGAGCAACAGAAAATACTGCTCCGTCTAATGTTTATGGTACTGCCGCGGAGATGAACACGAACACGACCGGTGATACTAATCTTAATTTCAATGTGACATGGCAATTTGATGTGGAGCCGGGATTTCAATACCTTGTTCGAGCTCACTTTTGTGATATAGTCAGTAAAGCTCTCAATTTACTTTACTTCAATGTTTATATTGACTCAATGGCAGCTGCTAAGGATCTTGATCTTAGTACTAAAGGAAATAATGTTTTGGGTGCTCCATATTTTATGGATTTGGTTATGCCAGTAGCTGACagcaataaactaaatataagtATTGGCCCTTCCACTTTGAATAAGGACGACCCTAATGCTATTTTGAATGGGCTGGAGATCATGAAAATGAACAATTCTATTGGCAGTCTAAGTGCAAATGCGGCGTCTGGTGCTGGAGGTGATTCCTCTGGTTCGAGTTCAAGTCATGTTGGTCTGATAGCTGGTGTGAGTGTTGGTGTAGTGAGTGTATTGGTCTTGGCCGGAGTTTGCTGCATAGTGTGTAGGAAAAGAAGGAGGTTGGCACGACAAAGGCAGTCGAAGACATGGATTCCTTTGTCCGTCAACGATACACATACGATGGGAAGTAAATATTCCAACGGCACAACAATTAGCGCTGCTTCAAACTTTGAGTACCGTGTTCCTTTTGCGGAAGTTAAGGAGGGTACAAACAATTTTGATGAGAGTTGGGTTATTGGGGTAGGTGGCTTTGGGAAAGTCTACAAGGGAGAGTTAAGGGATGGCAGGAAAGTGGCGGTGAAGAGGGGGAATCCACTGTCACAGCAGGGGATTGCTGAATTTAGGACGGAAATTGAAATGCTGTCGCAATTTCGTCATCGCCATTTGGTGTCTTTGATTGGTTATTGTgatgaaaataatgaaatgatCCTGATATATGAATACATGGAAAATGGAACTCTTAAGAGTCATTTATATGGTTCTGGACTCCCGAGCTTAAGTTGGAAGCAGAGACTTGAGATATGCATCGGATCTGCTAGAGGACTTCATTACCTTCATACCGGCTATGCTAAGGCAGTCATTCACCGTGATGTGAAGTCGGCAAATATCTTACTTGACGAGAACCTGATGGCTAAGGTGGCTGACTTTGGATTGTCAAAGACCGGTCCTGAACTTGATCAAACACACGTGAGCACGGCCGTCAAGGGGAGTTTCGGGTACCTTGATCCAGAATATTTTAGGAGGCAGCAACTGACCGAAAAGTCCGATGTGTATTCCTTTGGAGTAGTTTTGTTCGAAGTTCTTTGTGCAAGGCCTGTTATAGATCCATCACTTCCTAGGGAAAAGGTAAACTTGGCAGAATGGGCTATGAAATTTCTTAAAAAAGGACAGCTTCAACAAATCATCGATACAGCACTTGCAGGGAAAATCAAACCAGAATCTCTTAGGAAGTTTGGAGAAACTGCTGAAAAATGCTTGGCTGACTATGGTGTTGACAGACCTTCAATGGGAGATGTCTTGTGGAATTTAGAGTACGCTCTTCAACTTCAAGAAGCTGAGGTGCAAGGTGATCCTGAAGAAAATAGTACAAACATGATCGGCGAACTCTCTCCACAGGTCAACAACTTCCACCAAGACGCAAATGTTTCTGCTTCTGCTTCGGCTTCTGCTGTACAGTTTGAAACTTCAACTGTAGATGATCTTTCTGGTGTTTCCATGAGTAGGGTATTCTCACAGCTGGTGAAGTCCGAGGGTAGATGA